GCGCATACGCCTCTCCGTGCGCGATGAGCGACATCAGTTTGCAGACCGCTTCCCGCTGCTCCGGGGAAAAGGCTTCCTCGAATTCGCGGCGGACGTCCTCCGAAGTGGCGCGTTCCATCAGCTCGTCCGTTTCGCCCTTCTGGGCGTCGGGGTCCACGCCCAGCTTTTCCACCTCGGTCGCATCGTGAAATCCGAGGTACGGGGCCTGAACCTCCGCCTTCCAGATCTTGCGGAGGGCTTTTTCATAGACTTTGCGGGTGAGCTCTTCCATGTCGCCCCCTCGAAACGCGTGCGCACGGTCGTCGTAGTCGTTGGCCTGAGTTCTTTCCAGCTTCCGCCTCCAGCGGGGCTCGACCCAATTGTACGCCGCCGCCGCCAAGGGTCCCCCGTGGCAGAACGCCGCCCAGGTCGCTTTCTGACGCATCGCCGCCATCGTGTTCATGGTTTCACCTCCCCTGAGGGATTTCCCCCAAGAATCTTCACGAGGACCTTCTTGAAATCTTCAAACGCGCGATCGCCCCGGCCGGGATCGGCCGAGAACAGGGCGTGACCGCAGAAACCGATCAGCGCGGCCATGACGATATCTGCAAAGCTCTCTGCGCTCATATCGAGCTGGTTCTGAAGCGGGCCCAAGACCGTTCGAATGCCTCCGACCAGGAGCGCCCGTTGTTCCTCGATGGAGTGGACCACCCTGCGCTTCAAAGTTTTCCGTGTCATCGATCGGGCGGCCAAGTCCATGAACACCGGTAGGAGCGGCTGCGCCTTTTTCAGGAGCTTCCACAATTCGTCGAACGCCCACAGGGCCTGCTGAACCGAGGGACCGAGCTGCGACGTGGCGCCCTCCACGCGATCGGAAATCTTGCGAAAGAGCAGGGATTGCACCTCCAGCAGAAGCTGCTCCTTGGATTTGAAATGGTAGTGCAGCAGACCTTTTGAGACGCCGGCTTCGCGCGCGATGTCGTCCATGGACGTGGACTGAAACCCGTTTCGATTGAAGCAGGTGAGCGCGGCTTCGAGGATGGCCTGCATCGAAGCGGCCCGGCGCTCCGCGTGGCTTCGACGCGGATGCGCCATCGCCCGCTGCGATCGGCCTCCCGCCCTCCGTGGGAAGATTGGTGTTACGCTTGCTTGCATAGTCATCATACTGGCACTTGCCCCAGGTCGGCTCACCTTCCTGGCTCGCCCTGATCAGGCAAGTACCGCACCATCCTTGGCTGGCTAGCCAGTCAGTATTACATCCTACGGAAACCATGTGGACCTGTCAAGTCCCCATTAGTTTCCCGGCCGGCTCATCGATTTTTTGGGTGGGGACGGGTATGCTCCGCAGCCGGCGGGATGATGACGATGAGGATGAGCACATGGGCGATGAGTCTCTTGCTTCTCGTGGCGATGGCATCTATCGCTCGAGGCGACGAGAGGACGCCGTTGGCAGGGCGCCTCCTCGAAAAGGGCACCCGCCGTCCTATCGAGGGAGGAACAGTGATGGTGCTTGAGACCTCCGAATTTGCTCTCACGGATCGCTCGGGGAACTTCATCCTAGCCACTCCAAACACACTTCCCCTCACATTCAAGATCCTCGCCCCCGGATACAAACCCTTTGAGGAAAAAATCGATTCTTGGCTGGACGGACGACGGGTGACGGACGACGGACGACGTTTTTTCTACCTCGATCCCGAAGTCGTCTCCTCTCTCGAAGTGCTCGTGGAGGCCGAGGCCGAGCGGCGGGAAACGGCCCGGAGAGTCATCACCCGGCAGGAGGTGCAGAAAGCGGCCGGAACCGGGGGGGACGCCATCAAGGTGGTGCAAGACATGCCGGGGGTGGCCCGCACCCCTTTTTCGGGGGGGGGGTTGATCGTTCGCGGTTCGGCCCTCGAAGACACCGGCGTCTACATGGACGGCCACGAGATCCCGCTCCTCTTCCATTTCGGCGGCCTCACGAGTACGTTCAACTCCGATCTCATCCGCGACCTCCGCTTCTACCCAGGCGTCTACTCCGTGAGGTACGGCCATGAGATGGGCGGCATTGTCGACATCCGGTCGCGCGCCGGGGACGCCACCGGCACACATGGGTACGTGGACGCCGACTTCTACGATGCGGGCACTCTTTTGGAGGGACCCGTCAAGAATTTCTCGTACACTGCGTCCCTCCGACGGAGCTACGCGGATGCCATCATCAAAGCGGCCGTCCCGGAGGATGTCGTCCGATTCACCCTCGCTCCCCGCTACTATGATTACGAGGCTTCCGTCGGGGGTCGATTCCTCCCGCGCATGTCCGGGTCACTCATGGCGTTCGGATCGGACGACAAGATGGCCCTCGTGCTCGAGGAACCGCCGGGTCGAGAAGTGGAGTTTTCGGGTAATTTCAATTCCAACCTGTATTTCCATCGCCTGCTCGCGAAATGGAGCTGGGATCTCGGGGCGAACCTTCGAAATGAATTCTCGACGGCCGCGGGTCCGGACCGCATCCTCTTCCGAATAGCCGAACTCAGCCATCTCAGCATCCGGATCTGGAACACTTCGCTAAGGGATGAGCTCTTCTACCAGCCCACTCCCTGGCTCACGCTCTACCCCGGGATCCATTTCGTCTGGGGCAGAGGCAACTACGACGCGAGATTCCCCCGAATCCCGAGGGAGGACGACCCCGAGCATGCCTACGACCCGGTCTCGGTTCGCGACGCCGACGGCGTCCTCGCCGGCTCGGCGGTCTCGCCCTACCTAGAAGCCGTGATCCGACCGATC
This genomic stretch from Nitrospirota bacterium harbors:
- a CDS encoding TetR/AcrR family transcriptional regulator, producing MAHPRRSHAERRAASMQAILEAALTCFNRNGFQSTSMDDIAREAGVSKGLLHYHFKSKEQLLLEVQSLLFRKISDRVEGATSQLGPSVQQALWAFDELWKLLKKAQPLLPVFMDLAARSMTRKTLKRRVVHSIEEQRALLVGGIRTVLGPLQNQLDMSAESFADIVMAALIGFCGHALFSADPGRGDRAFEDFKKVLVKILGGNPSGEVKP
- a CDS encoding TonB-dependent receptor plug domain-containing protein, with product MVLETSEFALTDRSGNFILATPNTLPLTFKILAPGYKPFEEKIDSWLDGRRVTDDGRRFFYLDPEVVSSLEVLVEAEAERRETARRVITRQEVQKAAGTGGDAIKVVQDMPGVARTPFSGGGLIVRGSALEDTGVYMDGHEIPLLFHFGGLTSTFNSDLIRDLRFYPGVYSVRYGHEMGGIVDIRSRAGDATGTHGYVDADFYDAGTLLEGPVKNFSYTASLRRSYADAIIKAAVPEDVVRFTLAPRYYDYEASVGGRFLPRMSGSLMAFGSDDKMALVLEEPPGREVEFSGNFNSNLYFHRLLAKWSWDLGANLRNEFSTAAGPDRILFRIAELSHLSIRIWNTSLRDELFYQPTPWLTLYPGIHFVWGRGNYDARFPRIPREDDPEHAYDPVSVRDADGVLAGSAVSPYLEAVIRPISRISLTPGVRLDRYTIQNQTPISPRMTARYQLLEPLTFKVGAGLVHQPPEPQDVAEGIGQPELGVQRAAQYTGGFEVDLPRGWSGDIQGFYKDLSLLVVRKAESDISNYDPSDLENGGIGRIYGSEVYLSWKNPRGFAWCSYTLSRSERRDHPGEDYRFFSFDQTHILTVVGTLSLTAKWDLGARFRYSTGRPETPFIDSIYDADRDRYIPIPGELYSVRIPGFHQLDVRVDRRWRFNTWMLTSYLDIQNVYVQKNPEGFSYNYDYSERQAVTGIPIFPSFGLRAEF